The following proteins are encoded in a genomic region of Sphingopyxis sp. YF1:
- the hisA gene encoding 1-(5-phosphoribosyl)-5-[(5-phosphoribosylamino)methylideneamino]imidazole-4-carboxamide isomerase: protein MAPVVSGLTIFPAIDLKGGQVVRLAEGDMDRATIYGDDPAAQARLFAAAGASHLHVVDLDGAFAGASVNGGAVESIVAAFPGKVQVGGGIRDRAGVDRWLALGVDRVIIGTAALKDPEFVKSAARDLPGRIVVGVDARDGMVATEGWADVSDVRVEELARRFEDAGVAALLFTDVGRDGLLKGCNVEATVALAKAVDIPVIASGGVADIGDIHALRPHVADGIEGVITGRALYDGRLDLAEAIAVGRG, encoded by the coding sequence ATGGCGCCCGTAGTTTCCGGCCTGACCATCTTTCCCGCGATCGACCTCAAGGGCGGGCAGGTGGTACGGCTCGCCGAGGGCGACATGGACCGCGCGACGATCTATGGCGACGATCCGGCAGCGCAGGCGCGGCTTTTCGCCGCGGCCGGCGCTAGCCATCTCCACGTAGTCGACCTCGACGGCGCCTTTGCGGGCGCCAGCGTCAATGGCGGCGCGGTCGAAAGCATCGTCGCGGCCTTTCCGGGCAAGGTTCAGGTCGGCGGCGGCATCCGCGACCGCGCGGGCGTCGACCGCTGGCTGGCGCTGGGCGTCGACCGCGTGATTATCGGCACCGCGGCGCTGAAGGATCCCGAATTCGTCAAATCGGCCGCCCGCGACCTGCCCGGCCGGATCGTCGTCGGGGTCGATGCCCGCGACGGCATGGTGGCGACCGAGGGCTGGGCCGATGTCTCCGACGTCCGCGTCGAAGAGCTCGCGCGCCGCTTCGAGGATGCCGGGGTGGCGGCGCTGCTGTTCACCGACGTCGGCCGCGACGGGCTGCTCAAGGGCTGCAACGTCGAGGCGACGGTGGCGCTGGCCAAGGCGGTCGACATTCCGGTGATCGCGAGCGGCGGGGTCGCCGACATCGGCGACATCCACGCGCTGCGCCCGCACGTCGCCGACGGCATCGAAGGCGTGATCACTGGCCGGGCGCTCTACGACGGCCGGCTCGACCTCGCCGAAGCAATCGCGGTGGGGCGCGGATGA
- the hisF gene encoding imidazole glycerol phosphate synthase subunit HisF codes for MTVRVRVIPCLDVADGRVVKGVNFVDLRDAGDPVEAARAYDAAGADELCFLDISATHQGRGTLLDMVRRTAEVCFMPLTVGGGVRSADDARALLLAGADKVAVNSAAVARPELVADIADRFGSQCAVGSIDARRVEDDENGGGRWEIFTHGGRKPTGVDAVEHAVRLAALGAGELLVTSMDRDGTRDGYDLTLTRAIADAVSVPVIASGGVGTLDHLVAGVIEGGASAVLAASIFHFGEATIAEAHAQLAAAGLPVRAH; via the coding sequence ATGACCGTCCGCGTGCGCGTCATCCCCTGTCTCGACGTCGCCGACGGGCGCGTCGTCAAGGGCGTCAATTTCGTCGACCTGCGCGACGCGGGCGACCCGGTCGAGGCGGCGCGCGCCTACGACGCCGCGGGCGCCGACGAACTCTGCTTCCTCGACATTTCGGCGACGCATCAGGGACGCGGCACCCTGCTCGACATGGTACGCCGTACCGCCGAGGTCTGCTTCATGCCGCTCACCGTCGGCGGCGGGGTACGCAGCGCCGACGATGCGCGCGCGCTGCTGCTCGCGGGCGCCGACAAGGTCGCGGTGAACAGCGCAGCGGTGGCGCGCCCCGAACTCGTCGCCGACATCGCCGACCGCTTCGGCAGCCAGTGCGCGGTGGGCAGCATCGACGCGCGGCGCGTCGAGGATGACGAAAATGGGGGGGGCCGCTGGGAAATCTTCACCCACGGCGGACGCAAACCGACCGGGGTCGATGCGGTGGAGCATGCGGTGCGGCTGGCAGCGCTCGGCGCGGGCGAATTGCTCGTCACCAGCATGGACCGCGACGGCACGCGCGACGGCTACGACCTGACCCTCACCCGGGCGATCGCCGATGCGGTCAGCGTACCCGTGATCGCGAGCGGCGGGGTCGGCACCCTCGACCATCTGGTCGCCGGGGTGATCGAGGGCGGCGCGAGCGCGGTGCTCGCCGCCAGCATCTTTCACTTCGGCGAAGCGACGATCGCCGAGGCGCACGCGCAGCTCGCCGCGGCGGGACTGCCGGTTCGCGCGCACTGA
- a CDS encoding ionic transporter y4hA yields MKSTLRLADRTNDLFPILAFLAAFASLAMPLNAWLVAFILAGAVVAAVHHAEVIAHRVGEPFGTLILALAVTVIEVGLILTLMQAEPEKAQSLARDTVFAAVMVILNLLMGLCLLSGAIRHHEQRFQRTGIGAALATLTVLTIVTLVLPNFTSSIPGPFYSETQLGFVAAVSLILYATFALVQTVRHRDYFLPEGEAQDEPDAHAAPPSASRMWISLGLLVACLFGVVLLAKALSPTIGALLADWGAPPAVLGVLIAALILAPEGLAAVRAAKSDRLQTSLNLALGSALATIGLTIPAVAILSILTDLPISLGLDAKSTVLLFLSLIVASQTLANGRTTVLQGVIHLMLFAVYLFTTFVP; encoded by the coding sequence ATGAAAAGCACATTGCGCCTCGCCGATCGGACGAACGATCTCTTTCCCATCCTCGCCTTTCTCGCGGCCTTCGCCAGCCTCGCGATGCCGCTCAACGCCTGGCTCGTCGCCTTCATCCTCGCCGGCGCCGTCGTCGCGGCGGTCCACCATGCAGAGGTCATCGCGCACCGCGTCGGCGAACCGTTCGGGACGCTGATCCTCGCGCTCGCCGTGACGGTGATCGAGGTCGGGCTGATCCTGACGCTGATGCAGGCCGAACCCGAAAAGGCGCAGTCGCTCGCACGCGACACGGTGTTTGCGGCGGTGATGGTGATCCTCAACCTGCTGATGGGCCTCTGCCTGCTCAGCGGCGCGATCCGGCATCATGAACAGCGGTTCCAGCGCACCGGGATCGGCGCAGCGCTGGCGACGCTGACCGTCCTGACGATCGTCACGCTGGTGCTGCCCAATTTCACCTCGAGCATTCCGGGGCCCTTTTATTCGGAAACGCAGCTGGGCTTCGTCGCGGCGGTCTCGCTGATCCTCTACGCGACCTTCGCGCTCGTCCAGACGGTGCGGCATCGCGACTATTTCCTGCCCGAGGGCGAGGCGCAGGACGAACCCGATGCGCACGCCGCCCCGCCCAGCGCGTCGCGCATGTGGATTTCGCTGGGGCTGCTCGTCGCCTGCCTGTTCGGGGTGGTGCTGCTCGCCAAGGCGCTCTCACCCACCATCGGTGCCTTGCTCGCCGACTGGGGGGCGCCGCCCGCGGTGCTCGGCGTCCTGATCGCGGCGCTGATCCTCGCGCCCGAAGGCCTGGCGGCGGTACGCGCCGCAAAGTCCGACCGCCTCCAGACCAGCCTCAATCTGGCGCTGGGGTCGGCGCTCGCAACGATCGGCCTGACGATTCCGGCGGTCGCGATCCTGTCGATCCTGACCGACCTGCCGATCAGCCTCGGGCTCGACGCCAAGTCGACGGTGCTGCTGTTCCTGTCGCTGATCGTCGCATCGCAGACGCTGGCCAACGGCCGCACGACGGTGCTGCAGGGGGTGATCCACCTGATGCTGTTCGCGGTCTATCTGTTCACGACGTTCGTGCCGTAG
- a CDS encoding beta-ketoacyl-ACP synthase III: MSHAPQPVISATGLFTPAECISNEELVASFNAYVALHNRENAAAIAAGEVAELTESSVEFIEKASGIGSRFVVDKAGILDPGHMAPRLPDRGNDELSVLAEIGVLAARDALARAGRDARDVDAVLCAASNMQRPYPAMAVEIQDALGIDGFGFDMNVACSSATFGIQTAADYIRAGHAGSVIVVNPEICSGHLNWRDRDSHFIFGDVATAILVEDKAIAPAGHWDILGTRLKTQFSNNIRNNFGFLNRGHGGIDQSGPKSDKLFVQEGRKVFKEVVPWVANLIVEQMEVLGLEGADMRRLWLHQANTNMNRLIAQRVLGHEASADESPTVLDTYGNTSSAGSIIAFHLHHEDMVAGDTGLICSFGAGYSAGTVFVRKT, from the coding sequence ATGTCGCACGCACCGCAGCCGGTGATTTCCGCAACCGGCCTCTTCACCCCCGCCGAATGCATCTCCAACGAAGAACTTGTCGCCAGTTTTAACGCCTATGTTGCGCTGCACAACAGGGAAAATGCCGCGGCGATCGCGGCGGGTGAAGTCGCCGAACTCACCGAATCGAGCGTCGAATTCATCGAAAAGGCGAGCGGCATCGGGTCGCGTTTCGTCGTCGATAAGGCGGGTATCCTCGACCCCGGACATATGGCGCCGCGGCTGCCCGATCGCGGCAACGACGAACTCTCGGTCCTCGCCGAAATCGGCGTGCTCGCCGCAAGGGACGCGCTTGCGCGCGCCGGTCGCGACGCGCGCGACGTCGATGCCGTGCTGTGCGCGGCGTCGAACATGCAGCGCCCCTATCCCGCGATGGCGGTCGAGATCCAGGACGCGCTGGGCATCGACGGGTTCGGCTTCGACATGAATGTCGCCTGCTCGTCGGCGACCTTCGGCATCCAGACCGCCGCCGACTATATCCGCGCGGGCCATGCGGGGAGCGTGATCGTCGTGAACCCCGAAATCTGTTCGGGGCATTTGAACTGGCGCGACCGCGACAGCCATTTCATCTTCGGCGATGTCGCGACCGCGATCCTCGTCGAGGACAAGGCTATCGCTCCCGCGGGGCATTGGGACATCCTCGGGACCAGGCTCAAGACGCAGTTTAGCAACAATATCCGCAACAATTTCGGCTTTTTGAATCGCGGCCATGGCGGGATCGACCAGTCAGGGCCGAAGAGCGACAAGCTCTTCGTCCAGGAAGGCCGCAAGGTGTTCAAGGAAGTCGTGCCGTGGGTCGCGAACCTGATCGTCGAGCAGATGGAGGTTCTGGGGCTCGAAGGCGCCGACATGCGCCGGCTGTGGCTCCACCAGGCGAACACCAACATGAACCGGCTGATCGCGCAGCGCGTGCTGGGGCATGAGGCGAGCGCGGACGAAAGCCCGACGGTGCTCGACACCTATGGCAACACGTCGAGCGCGGGGTCGATCATCGCCTTCCACCTCCACCACGAAGACATGGTCGCTGGCGACACCGGGCTGATCTGTTCGTTCGGCGCGGGGTATAGCGCGGGAACCGTGTTCGTCCGCAAGACCTGA
- the rpe gene encoding ribulose-phosphate 3-epimerase, translating to MTTPPVRIAPSILSADFARLGEEVRAIEAAGADWVHIDVMDGHYVPNLTIGPMVVKALRPHSTLPFDVHLMISPVDHFLDAFAAAGADIITVHPEAGPHIHRTVQHIKSLGKQAGVSLNPATPAKMLDYLIDDIDLVLIMSVNPGFGGQSFISSQLRKIEAVRKMIDKSGRDIRIEVDGGIDAATAPLAIAAGADVLVAGTATFKGGPDAYADNIRRLRGA from the coding sequence ATGACCACACCCCCCGTCCGCATCGCCCCCTCGATCCTCAGCGCCGACTTCGCACGGCTTGGCGAGGAAGTGCGCGCGATCGAGGCAGCGGGCGCCGACTGGGTGCATATCGACGTGATGGACGGCCACTATGTGCCGAACCTGACGATCGGCCCGATGGTGGTGAAGGCGCTGCGCCCGCATTCGACGCTGCCCTTCGACGTCCATCTGATGATCAGCCCCGTCGACCATTTCCTCGACGCCTTCGCCGCCGCGGGCGCCGACATCATCACCGTGCATCCCGAGGCCGGCCCGCACATCCACCGCACCGTCCAGCACATCAAGTCGCTGGGCAAGCAGGCGGGCGTCTCGCTCAACCCCGCGACCCCGGCAAAGATGCTCGACTATCTGATCGACGACATCGACCTAGTGCTGATCATGAGCGTCAACCCCGGCTTCGGCGGCCAGAGCTTCATTTCGAGCCAGCTCCGCAAGATCGAGGCGGTGCGCAAGATGATCGACAAGTCCGGCCGCGACATCCGGATCGAGGTCGACGGCGGCATCGACGCCGCCACCGCGCCGCTCGCGATCGCGGCGGGCGCCGACGTGCTCGTCGCGGGAACCGCGACCTTCAAGGGCGGCCCCGACGCCTATGCCGACAATATCCGGCGGTTGCGCGGCGCCTGA
- a CDS encoding heparinase II/III family protein — protein MTSVPGSPTPDAGADAPPIDDSIEPGKRLIRLPADKGLSLGDRIANQITRLTWRTPLHAFRLKGRFPLKLLGVPADPVPGDTRAGTAIRAGHFLHRGLKLPLGECDFAALKVAPAFADYLHSFAWLRDLAATGSRADGAPIAEAMVRGWLAAHGETVSEPAWRADNSGWRILYWAFHAPLILSSSDLIYRSAVLNHLARTARHLDRVADKTRPGIGQLVAWTGIVAASLLMPGGEPRQVFGEAGLRKVLETSFYADGGNIARSPQAQLDAIMALSMLARVYDMRRMEVPPFVQEVLTRAVPALLGLTHADGGMGSWQGSGATAAEHIEAIVTASGVRTRPLKQARDWGYQRLVAGKVVLLADAAPPPIARVTEAGCASTLAFELSDGADRIVVNCGGAALAGATIPEDLARGLRTTAAHSTLTLADTNSTAILASGALGKGVTEVELDRRETPQGSRLEMSHDGYARRHGLIHRRLLILAPNGRELRGEDMLLPAPRSRRKGDKPFVLRFHLGPSLSASLTADKLGALLRVSGGPLWQFRTSEGQLDIEESLWVDGDGRPHPCEQLVVTGNAPAGGASIGWIFKHIG, from the coding sequence TTGACCTCTGTCCCCGGAAGTCCGACTCCCGACGCGGGCGCCGACGCGCCGCCGATCGACGACAGCATCGAACCCGGCAAACGGCTGATCCGGCTGCCCGCCGACAAGGGCCTGTCGCTGGGCGACCGCATCGCCAACCAGATCACCCGCCTGACGTGGCGCACGCCGCTGCACGCCTTTCGCCTCAAGGGCCGCTTCCCGCTCAAGCTGCTCGGCGTACCGGCCGATCCGGTGCCCGGCGACACGCGCGCGGGCACCGCGATCCGCGCCGGCCATTTCCTCCATCGCGGGCTCAAGCTGCCGCTCGGCGAATGCGATTTCGCCGCGCTCAAGGTCGCGCCGGCCTTTGCCGACTATCTTCACAGCTTCGCCTGGCTGCGCGACCTTGCCGCGACCGGCAGCCGCGCCGACGGCGCGCCGATCGCCGAAGCGATGGTGCGCGGCTGGCTCGCGGCGCACGGCGAGACCGTCAGCGAACCCGCGTGGCGCGCCGACAACAGCGGCTGGCGCATCCTCTACTGGGCCTTTCACGCCCCCCTGATCCTGTCGTCGAGCGACCTCATCTACCGGTCGGCGGTGCTCAACCATCTCGCGCGCACCGCGCGCCACCTCGACCGCGTCGCCGACAAGACGCGGCCGGGCATCGGCCAGCTTGTCGCGTGGACGGGCATCGTCGCCGCGTCGCTGCTGATGCCCGGCGGCGAACCGCGGCAGGTGTTCGGCGAAGCGGGGCTGCGCAAGGTGCTCGAGACGAGCTTCTACGCCGACGGGGGCAATATCGCGCGATCGCCGCAGGCACAGCTCGACGCGATCATGGCGCTGTCGATGCTCGCGCGCGTCTATGACATGCGCCGGATGGAAGTGCCGCCCTTCGTCCAGGAAGTGCTGACGCGCGCGGTTCCGGCGCTGCTCGGCCTGACGCACGCCGACGGCGGCATGGGCAGCTGGCAGGGCAGCGGCGCGACCGCAGCCGAGCATATCGAGGCGATCGTGACCGCGAGCGGGGTGCGCACGCGCCCGCTCAAGCAGGCGCGCGACTGGGGTTATCAGCGACTCGTCGCGGGCAAGGTCGTGCTGCTCGCCGACGCCGCGCCGCCGCCGATCGCGCGCGTGACCGAGGCCGGCTGCGCGTCGACGCTCGCCTTCGAACTCAGCGACGGTGCCGACCGGATCGTCGTCAATTGCGGCGGCGCCGCGCTCGCCGGCGCGACGATCCCCGAGGATCTCGCGCGCGGGCTACGCACCACCGCCGCGCATTCGACCTTGACGCTGGCCGACACCAATTCGACCGCAATCCTCGCGAGCGGCGCGCTCGGCAAGGGCGTGACCGAGGTCGAACTCGACCGCCGCGAGACGCCGCAGGGCAGCCGGCTCGAGATGAGCCACGACGGCTATGCGCGCCGCCACGGACTGATCCATCGCCGCCTGCTGATCCTCGCCCCCAACGGCCGCGAACTGCGCGGCGAGGACATGCTGCTCCCCGCCCCGCGCAGCCGGCGCAAGGGCGACAAACCGTTCGTGCTGCGTTTCCATCTCGGCCCCAGTTTGTCGGCGAGCCTGACCGCCGACAAATTGGGCGCGCTGCTGCGCGTGAGCGGCGGCCCGCTGTGGCAATTCCGCACCAGCGAAGGCCAGCTCGATATCGAGGAGAGCCTGTGGGTCGACGGCGACGGCCGGCCGCATCCCTGCGAGCAACTCGTCGTCACCGGCAATGCGCCCGCGGGCGGCGCCAGCATCGGCTGGATCTTCAAGCATATCGGCTGA
- a CDS encoding TonB-dependent receptor produces the protein MSKLRTIRSRVLIGTGLSLAATFPGAALASDIIGTITDATDTRALQGTEVRIVELGRVAEAGRDGSYRFADVPAGTYTLKARYIGAAPVTQSVTVTDGGNVVANLSVGTDGSILVIGQAANLSSSLSRQRAADGVESVLTRDAIGQFPDQNVAESLRRLPGVNILNDQGEGRFISVRGLDPELNAASINGARLPAPESDVRSVALDVVAAELIESIEVKKSLTPDMDGDTIGASIEINTTSAFDRKKDLLSVKLEGSYNNYADALTPKGSFDFSTRVTDNFGIAGGVSYYQRKFETDNIEAADWDEQDGNAFAREVQYRDYDVERKRLGGSLSLDWRPSDTTKLYARGLYSQFSDQEYRGDVIFIMSGDPRESTETSAEFSSADGRIEVRRRMKDRFEKQKIASLVVGGETETGPWKLTYSGSYSKASEKEDGSVDPTRFRARFAGTGANEVGVNFDYSDPRRPLFAVTGNTALFNNTASYTFNELEITDLSDSKDREWTARGDISREFAMNDGTFTLQGGVKSRWRSKSYDLDALVYDKFDGTYNLGNVLSRGYNYRIQDLGPLPDKHAPSLVYYGNPGAFELNEDDTVINSTSSDYAIDEDVLAGYVLGRYDNAALRIIGGVRFERTHNDIRAFAINEDTLAITPNRSTRSYTDWLPSLTIRAEPAPNLVLRLAGYKNLVRPKLSNLAPRVVLNEELEAEFGNPNLKPYRAWNIDASAEYYFGNNSALTAGVFWKSIDDFIVEVTDGTPGEILGIEYSKATTFANGETAKVKGIELSFAQRFTFLPAPLDGLLLNANYTFTDAKGTVFVKGDPNDPRRIGLPASSKHTFNVALGYEKGPISLRAAGTYRDKYLDELGGAADEDRYVDQHFQLDLSAKFRVTRDIRLFAEWINVTDAPYFAYQNFAGAKRILQYEKYSWTAKFGVAASF, from the coding sequence ATGTCCAAGCTTCGTACCATTCGTTCGCGCGTCCTGATCGGCACCGGCCTGTCGCTCGCCGCGACCTTCCCGGGGGCGGCGCTCGCCTCCGACATCATCGGCACCATCACCGATGCCACCGACACCCGCGCGCTGCAGGGCACCGAGGTCCGCATCGTCGAGCTCGGCCGCGTCGCCGAGGCCGGTCGCGACGGCAGCTACCGCTTCGCCGACGTGCCCGCCGGCACCTACACGCTCAAGGCGCGCTATATCGGCGCCGCGCCGGTCACCCAGAGCGTGACCGTGACCGACGGCGGCAATGTCGTCGCCAACCTCTCGGTCGGCACCGACGGGTCGATCCTCGTCATCGGCCAGGCCGCGAACCTGTCGAGCAGCCTGTCGCGCCAGCGCGCTGCCGACGGCGTCGAAAGCGTGCTGACGCGCGACGCGATCGGCCAGTTTCCCGACCAGAATGTCGCCGAATCGCTGCGCCGCCTGCCCGGCGTGAACATCCTCAACGACCAGGGCGAAGGTCGCTTCATCTCGGTCCGCGGTCTCGACCCCGAACTCAACGCCGCGTCGATCAACGGCGCGCGCCTGCCCGCGCCCGAAAGCGACGTCCGTTCGGTCGCGCTCGACGTCGTCGCCGCCGAGCTGATCGAATCGATCGAGGTCAAGAAGTCGCTGACCCCCGACATGGACGGCGACACGATCGGCGCGTCGATCGAGATCAACACCACCAGCGCCTTCGACCGCAAGAAGGACCTGCTCTCGGTCAAGCTTGAGGGCAGCTACAATAATTATGCCGATGCGCTGACCCCGAAGGGCAGCTTCGATTTCTCGACCCGCGTCACCGACAATTTCGGCATCGCGGGCGGCGTCAGCTATTATCAGCGCAAGTTCGAAACCGACAATATCGAGGCGGCGGACTGGGACGAGCAGGACGGCAACGCCTTCGCCCGCGAAGTCCAGTATCGCGACTATGACGTCGAGCGCAAACGCCTCGGCGGTTCGCTCAGCCTCGACTGGCGCCCCAGCGACACCACCAAGCTTTATGCGCGCGGCCTCTACAGCCAGTTTTCCGACCAGGAATATCGCGGCGACGTGATCTTCATCATGAGCGGCGATCCGCGCGAATCGACCGAGACCAGCGCCGAATTCTCGAGCGCCGACGGCCGCATCGAAGTGCGCCGCCGCATGAAGGACCGTTTCGAAAAGCAGAAGATCGCCTCGCTCGTCGTCGGCGGCGAAACCGAAACCGGCCCGTGGAAGCTGACCTATTCGGGCAGCTATTCGAAGGCGAGCGAGAAGGAAGACGGTTCGGTCGACCCGACGCGCTTCCGTGCGCGCTTCGCAGGCACCGGCGCGAACGAGGTCGGGGTCAATTTCGACTATTCGGATCCGCGGCGCCCGCTGTTCGCGGTCACCGGCAACACCGCATTGTTCAACAACACCGCCAGCTATACCTTCAACGAGCTCGAAATCACCGACCTGTCGGATTCGAAGGACCGCGAATGGACCGCGCGCGGCGACATATCGCGCGAGTTCGCGATGAACGACGGCACCTTCACGCTGCAGGGCGGAGTCAAGTCGCGCTGGCGCTCGAAGTCCTACGACCTCGACGCGCTCGTCTATGACAAGTTCGACGGCACCTACAACCTCGGCAACGTCCTGAGCCGCGGCTACAATTACCGCATCCAGGACCTCGGACCGCTCCCCGACAAGCATGCGCCGAGCCTCGTCTACTACGGCAACCCCGGCGCCTTCGAGCTCAACGAGGACGACACGGTCATCAATTCGACCTCGTCGGACTATGCGATCGATGAGGATGTGCTCGCGGGCTATGTACTCGGCCGATACGACAACGCCGCGCTGCGCATCATCGGCGGCGTCCGTTTCGAGCGCACCCACAACGACATCCGCGCCTTCGCGATCAACGAGGATACGCTGGCTATCACCCCGAACCGGTCGACGCGCAGCTACACCGACTGGCTGCCCAGCCTGACCATCCGCGCCGAGCCGGCCCCGAACCTCGTCCTGCGCCTCGCGGGCTACAAGAATCTGGTGCGCCCCAAGCTGTCGAACCTCGCACCGCGCGTCGTCCTGAACGAGGAACTGGAAGCCGAGTTCGGCAACCCGAACCTGAAACCCTATCGGGCCTGGAACATCGACGCGTCAGCCGAATATTATTTCGGCAACAATTCGGCGCTGACCGCAGGAGTGTTCTGGAAGTCGATCGACGATTTCATCGTCGAGGTCACCGACGGCACGCCGGGCGAAATCCTCGGCATCGAATATTCGAAGGCCACGACCTTCGCCAACGGCGAGACCGCGAAGGTCAAGGGGATCGAGCTGAGCTTTGCACAGCGCTTCACCTTCCTGCCCGCGCCGCTCGACGGGCTGCTGCTCAACGCCAACTATACCTTCACCGATGCAAAGGGCACGGTGTTCGTCAAGGGCGACCCGAACGACCCGCGCCGCATCGGCCTGCCCGCCTCGTCGAAGCACACCTTCAACGTCGCGCTGGGATATGAAAAGGGCCCGATCTCGCTGCGTGCCGCGGGCACGTACCGCGACAAATATCTCGACGAACTGGGCGGGGCGGCCGACGAGGACCGCTATGTCGACCAGCATTTCCAGCTCGACCTGTCGGCCAAGTTCCGCGTCACCAGGGACATCCGCCTGTTCGCCGAATGGATCAACGTCACCGACGCCCCCTATTTCGCCTATCAGAACTTCGCCGGCGCGAAGCGCATCCTGCAATATGAAAAGTACAGCTGGACCGCGAAGTTCGGCGTTGCGGCCAGCTTCTGA
- a CDS encoding metallophosphoesterase family protein — translation MRHSRTLALSLFAATTLAATPAAAEPATTGFPIVTQTEDGRPIPRSAGLPYAPKNLADRIILTPGADPAREMAVAFRTDTAQAESQAQIAVSVDGPTLEEKATLVTGISMPVDSSYGPALYHQIRFAGLTPDTAYSYRVKGAAGWSEWFQFRTAAAVAKPFRFLYLGDIQNGILTYASRVIRQAFHAHGGIALTVHAGDLVGQRDDLDHDDEWGEWNQAGGYNYSIVPQLPATGNHEYVDDIKPDGTESRKLGPYWRAQFALPGNGVKPVEATTYFVDYQGVRFIVLDGTAAIDLGSMQAQTDWLDATLAASKANWNVVLFHQPVFTCARPNDTAAIKAAWKPVFETRKVDLVLQGHDHCYSRLTGEAGRDANARARADGTIQGPVYLVSVTGSKMYRLNERTPWQPDKVAEATELYQIVDVEPKTLKFRTYTASGKLYDGFDLTRTERGNRLSEIAEPVLATRRCSGEVGPDGGACVASGK, via the coding sequence ATGCGGCACAGCCGCACCCTCGCGCTGTCGCTGTTCGCGGCGACGACGCTGGCCGCGACGCCCGCGGCGGCAGAACCGGCGACGACCGGCTTTCCCATCGTGACGCAGACGGAGGATGGCCGGCCCATCCCCCGTTCGGCGGGCCTGCCCTATGCCCCCAAAAACCTTGCCGACCGCATCATCCTCACGCCCGGGGCCGACCCGGCGCGCGAGATGGCGGTCGCCTTTCGCACCGACACCGCGCAGGCCGAGTCCCAGGCCCAGATCGCGGTGTCGGTCGACGGGCCCACGCTCGAGGAAAAGGCGACGCTCGTCACCGGCATTTCGATGCCCGTCGACAGCAGCTATGGCCCCGCGCTCTATCACCAGATCCGCTTCGCGGGACTGACCCCCGACACCGCCTACAGCTACCGGGTGAAGGGCGCGGCGGGCTGGAGCGAATGGTTCCAGTTCCGTACCGCCGCCGCCGTGGCAAAGCCCTTTCGTTTCCTCTATCTCGGCGACATCCAGAACGGCATTTTGACCTATGCGAGCCGGGTGATCCGGCAGGCGTTCCACGCCCATGGCGGCATCGCCCTCACCGTCCACGCCGGCGACCTCGTCGGCCAGCGCGATGACCTCGACCATGACGACGAATGGGGCGAGTGGAACCAGGCGGGCGGCTATAATTATTCCATCGTCCCGCAGCTGCCGGCGACCGGCAACCATGAATATGTCGACGACATCAAACCCGACGGCACCGAAAGCCGCAAGCTCGGCCCCTATTGGCGGGCGCAGTTCGCATTGCCCGGAAATGGCGTGAAGCCGGTCGAGGCGACGACCTATTTTGTCGACTATCAAGGCGTGCGCTTCATCGTCCTCGACGGCACCGCCGCGATCGACCTCGGCTCGATGCAGGCGCAGACCGACTGGCTCGACGCGACGCTCGCCGCGTCGAAGGCGAACTGGAACGTCGTGCTGTTCCACCAACCGGTCTTCACCTGCGCGCGCCCGAACGACACCGCCGCGATCAAGGCGGCGTGGAAACCGGTGTTCGAGACGCGCAAGGTCGACCTTGTGCTGCAGGGGCACGACCATTGCTACAGCCGGCTGACCGGCGAAGCCGGCCGCGACGCCAATGCCAGGGCGCGCGCCGACGGCACGATCCAGGGGCCGGTCTATCTCGTCTCGGTCACCGGATCGAAGATGTACCGCCTCAACGAGCGCACCCCCTGGCAGCCCGACAAGGTCGCCGAAGCGACCGAGCTGTACCAGATCGTCGACGTCGAGCCGAAGACGCTCAAATTCCGCACCTATACCGCGTCGGGCAAGCTCTACGACGGCTTCGACCTGACGCGCACCGAGCGGGGCAATCGTCTGTCCGAAATCGCCGAACCGGTGCTCGCCACGCGCCGCTGTTCGGGCGAAGTCGGGCCCGACGGCGGTGCCTGCGTCGCATCGGGGAAATGA